The Streptomyces kanamyceticus genome window below encodes:
- a CDS encoding FadR/GntR family transcriptional regulator produces the protein MEPAAAHRAALHRTDDDLAAMRSALDAMAETHANSPADAAEADTAFHRALLNATGNEMLARMDLLLEPGLRERDRVVHSHSQASDPLPSHQAVFDAVCDQDAPRAELAMLDLLAQATHDFDQVAGEQHAAPN, from the coding sequence GTGGAACCCGCGGCAGCGCACAGGGCCGCGCTGCACCGAACCGACGACGACCTGGCGGCGATGCGCAGTGCCCTCGATGCCATGGCCGAGACGCACGCCAACTCCCCCGCGGACGCCGCCGAGGCGGACACCGCCTTCCATCGAGCGCTGCTCAACGCCACCGGCAACGAGATGCTGGCCCGCATGGACCTTCTCCTGGAACCGGGGCTGCGCGAACGCGACCGCGTGGTCCACTCCCACAGTCAGGCATCCGACCCCCTGCCCAGCCACCAGGCAGTGTTCGACGCCGTATGCGACCAGGACGCACCCCGAGCAGAGCTGGCCATGCTCGACCTCCTGGCCCAGGCCACGCACGACTTCGACCAGGTCGCCGGTGAGCAGCACGCTGCGCCCAACTGA
- a CDS encoding DUF3662 domain-containing protein, which yields MTFLAGFERRMDAWTSALWSKMIPPPRHPLEVVGILHRACDDHALILDRQRTVVPNAFAIELPPESHQQLTADGANVGGYLALQVRRYAAEQGYTFTGPVAVQLTASRDTRVGRVRVHSRIAPHRP from the coding sequence ATGACATTCCTCGCAGGGTTCGAACGTCGCATGGATGCGTGGACCAGCGCCTTGTGGTCGAAGATGATCCCGCCCCCTCGGCACCCGCTGGAAGTCGTCGGCATACTGCACCGCGCATGCGACGACCACGCTCTGATCCTCGACCGGCAGCGCACCGTGGTCCCCAACGCCTTCGCCATCGAACTGCCGCCCGAATCCCACCAGCAACTCACCGCCGACGGCGCCAACGTGGGCGGCTACCTTGCCCTCCAGGTACGCCGGTACGCGGCCGAACAGGGCTACACCTTCACCGGCCCCGTGGCAGTACAACTGACGGCTTCCCGCGACACCCGCGTCGGCCGTGTCCGTGTGCACAGCCGGATCGCACCACACCGGCCCTGA
- a CDS encoding alkaline phosphatase family protein: MPVLTDVSITFDTHDDDKDSDTVVHVFVKNRQSTTATPEQDSTFIANRLAYARYLPTGDLNDNGNNPYLASGIGLASSQRFPDPSSHTFSLALRPGPISLEEIALPVVNIHIQPNGNDRWIFSYTVKFTFDDGRSFAFSSDFNGPGVILNQKNLNYSGICSENPLVPSPVLNKPTSTAMLHSVTLDIATHDDDKDGDTQLSVFISNRVNSSIHQRVVDAQDIFSGQHFDDPGTKSITWTVGPATSEIAPIAMADIVLPVIVIRISPNGNDRWVFDYRLTFTFTDPANADQKGLVFSTTTSGVILDQDNTVFFGVYQGPSFPTVTPPTAPVLSSRPIDHTDTGKPKLIPVSLLQAKLDEFINHRNDTDTSHFPPLRKVRLDNSGSFNGVTLPESYLDVRSITAVQGGVAYVSSPRSLGQLVTTLNIDNVYFNTIDSASLTARIDPADPAPLTITLKFDTTSSENELVTALFGGVDFLDFEITLRLTLGVTHRVSRFDVHQSMVDLMTWIPDMENMTVVEEHPGGTLPNFHYTGTFLGQPVDLVTQNGNINKVFGEQVVQVRLTTGSTFDPGGTVRQRIRDEILRTLGKPDPITGDSPRDGINALVTSLLLGGTADDERNIDGNNTVLDSIGFEGDNLVIRYTGAPNGFVPQTPENFPADWDFSPGALTNIDHIVVLMMENRSFDHMVGYLSLPVAQGGAGRTDIDGLKGGESNTFNGQTYPSFPLTSTFFSPDPPHGHEPTHRAINGGLMDGFVRSWAEEYGPERAAQIMGHHTAGTVPTYDALARDFAVGHRWFASHPGPTFVNRFYELTGRPNVSSRGFWEFHDSSPIRPAFTETILDHLSDTTDPATGRPVTWTYFEQGYCFLRFFEKYTFDAEHIVTLDDADRGFLALAKSGNLPSVSFVEPHFIELPPDANADGPIADVKDGQVFVQKIVDAVVASPAWDSTLLLVVYDEHGGFYDHVPPAAALRVSPDLPVDTHGVRVPAFVVSPWTAPGTVFGHDGTDASTPTHRGDLHFDHTSIPKTIARRFLSANPPYLGARYAAANDLSAVLSTQRQQHQFRPFIPHHFQFRATQTTLGPKDGISAAKASMWQLASDGSAGQEFSFEQAGDSVYIRSRASNLYLTVDSPAGASAPTLNAAPPGVIEDVKYLPGPPSASTGPVINPSGDARQKWLLRPVALADSADDLFVIQSLAVPGAFLQPVDPTQPGPVVLRANALASGLDPQLAWKVTSPLLGVFPLGSSIAVARNLDGRLEFFGTDDVGNLWNTHERTASGDLVRWTILDQGPGWRSVTAAGNQDGRIELFAIHGSGTVIRRAQTAPNASTYTQPQRFDGSFATAAAVTDQWGGLHLYANLNTGHIQHRWQDSLNDDSATTGWFTPWTPLSGAVTRMTVRTGSDGRAVLIGITEEGTLFQRKMNAPNAQTENEWGAMIPLDGLLESVQLALNNDGRLVLFGADSDGQLFQRIETTPHSASWGPWMLLPTQFEGRTLRIRHVGAERNGSRERMELYAVDDTGMLYRTKQLAPSSNTWSAWGILNFHLRPTLTSAGA, translated from the coding sequence ATGCCAGTACTGACTGATGTCAGCATCACCTTCGACACGCACGACGACGACAAGGACAGCGACACCGTTGTCCACGTGTTCGTCAAGAACCGGCAGAGCACCACCGCCACCCCCGAGCAGGACTCCACCTTCATCGCGAACCGGCTCGCCTACGCGCGGTACCTCCCGACCGGTGACCTCAACGACAACGGCAACAACCCCTACCTGGCCTCCGGTATCGGCCTGGCGTCCTCGCAGAGGTTTCCCGACCCCTCGTCGCACACCTTCAGCCTCGCGCTGCGGCCTGGCCCGATCAGCCTGGAGGAGATCGCGCTGCCGGTCGTCAACATCCACATCCAGCCGAACGGCAACGACCGGTGGATCTTCAGCTACACCGTCAAGTTCACCTTCGACGACGGCCGCAGCTTCGCGTTCTCCTCGGACTTCAATGGTCCGGGGGTCATCCTGAACCAAAAGAACCTCAACTACTCCGGCATCTGCTCGGAGAACCCGCTGGTTCCGTCACCGGTGCTGAACAAGCCGACCTCCACAGCGATGCTGCACAGCGTCACGCTGGACATCGCGACGCACGACGACGACAAGGACGGCGACACCCAGCTCAGCGTGTTCATCAGCAACCGGGTGAACAGTTCGATCCACCAGCGCGTCGTCGACGCCCAGGACATCTTCTCGGGCCAGCACTTCGACGACCCGGGCACGAAGTCCATCACCTGGACGGTCGGTCCCGCCACGTCGGAGATCGCACCTATCGCCATGGCCGACATCGTGCTGCCGGTGATCGTCATCCGCATCTCCCCGAACGGGAACGACCGGTGGGTCTTCGACTACCGGCTGACCTTCACGTTCACCGACCCCGCCAACGCCGACCAGAAGGGCCTGGTCTTCTCCACCACGACGAGCGGGGTCATCCTGGATCAGGACAACACCGTGTTCTTCGGCGTCTACCAAGGCCCGTCGTTTCCCACGGTCACGCCACCGACGGCGCCCGTGCTGTCCAGCCGCCCGATCGACCACACCGACACCGGGAAGCCCAAACTCATCCCGGTCTCCCTGCTGCAGGCCAAGCTCGACGAGTTCATCAACCACCGCAACGACACCGACACCAGCCACTTTCCACCGCTGCGGAAGGTCCGACTGGACAACTCCGGCAGCTTCAACGGCGTCACACTGCCGGAGAGCTATCTGGACGTACGGTCGATCACCGCGGTGCAAGGGGGCGTCGCATACGTCAGCAGCCCGAGAAGCCTCGGACAGCTGGTGACCACGCTGAACATCGACAACGTCTACTTCAACACGATCGACAGCGCCTCCCTGACGGCCCGCATAGACCCGGCGGACCCGGCGCCCCTCACCATCACCCTGAAGTTCGACACCACCAGCAGCGAAAACGAGCTGGTCACCGCGCTGTTTGGGGGCGTGGACTTCCTCGACTTCGAGATCACGCTGCGGCTGACCCTCGGCGTCACGCACCGGGTGAGCCGGTTCGACGTCCACCAGAGCATGGTCGACCTGATGACGTGGATCCCCGACATGGAAAACATGACGGTCGTCGAGGAACATCCCGGCGGAACGCTCCCCAACTTCCACTACACCGGGACTTTCCTCGGCCAGCCCGTCGACCTGGTCACCCAAAACGGCAACATCAACAAGGTCTTCGGCGAGCAGGTCGTACAGGTGCGCCTGACGACCGGCAGCACCTTCGACCCGGGGGGAACGGTACGCCAGCGCATCCGCGACGAGATCCTCCGCACACTGGGCAAGCCCGATCCCATCACCGGGGACAGCCCACGTGACGGCATCAATGCCCTGGTGACGAGCCTGCTGCTCGGCGGCACCGCGGACGACGAGCGCAACATCGACGGCAACAACACCGTGCTCGACTCGATCGGCTTCGAGGGGGACAACCTCGTCATCCGCTACACCGGGGCCCCCAACGGGTTCGTGCCGCAGACGCCGGAGAACTTCCCGGCCGACTGGGACTTCTCGCCCGGGGCACTGACGAACATCGACCACATCGTGGTGCTGATGATGGAGAACCGGTCCTTCGACCACATGGTCGGCTACCTGAGTCTGCCGGTCGCCCAGGGCGGCGCGGGACGTACCGACATCGACGGGCTCAAGGGCGGCGAGTCCAACACCTTCAACGGCCAGACCTACCCCTCCTTCCCGCTCACCAGCACCTTCTTCTCACCGGACCCGCCCCACGGCCACGAGCCGACGCACCGCGCGATCAACGGCGGCCTGATGGACGGGTTCGTACGGAGCTGGGCCGAAGAGTACGGGCCCGAGCGGGCCGCGCAGATCATGGGCCACCACACCGCCGGCACGGTGCCGACCTACGACGCCCTCGCGCGAGACTTCGCCGTCGGCCACCGCTGGTTCGCCAGCCATCCCGGCCCCACCTTCGTCAACCGCTTCTACGAGCTGACCGGCAGGCCGAACGTCAGCAGCCGCGGATTCTGGGAGTTCCACGACTCCAGCCCGATCAGGCCGGCCTTCACCGAGACGATCCTCGACCACCTGTCCGACACGACCGACCCGGCGACCGGGCGACCTGTCACCTGGACCTATTTCGAGCAGGGGTACTGCTTCCTGCGGTTCTTCGAGAAGTACACCTTCGACGCCGAGCACATCGTCACCCTCGACGACGCCGACCGCGGCTTCCTCGCCCTGGCCAAGTCCGGCAACCTGCCGAGCGTGTCGTTCGTCGAGCCGCACTTCATCGAGCTGCCTCCGGATGCCAACGCCGACGGCCCGATCGCCGACGTCAAGGACGGCCAGGTCTTCGTCCAGAAGATCGTGGACGCTGTGGTCGCGAGCCCCGCGTGGGACAGCACCCTGCTGCTGGTGGTCTACGACGAGCACGGCGGGTTCTACGACCACGTGCCTCCGGCGGCCGCGCTCCGGGTCTCGCCGGACCTGCCCGTCGACACGCACGGCGTCCGGGTCCCGGCGTTCGTCGTCTCGCCGTGGACGGCTCCCGGCACCGTCTTCGGGCACGACGGGACCGATGCCTCAACGCCGACCCACCGGGGCGACCTGCACTTCGACCACACCTCGATCCCCAAGACGATCGCGCGTCGTTTCCTGAGCGCGAATCCGCCCTACCTGGGTGCCCGCTACGCCGCCGCCAACGACCTGTCCGCAGTGCTCAGCACCCAGCGGCAACAGCACCAATTCCGGCCGTTCATCCCCCACCACTTCCAGTTCAGGGCCACCCAGACCACGCTCGGCCCGAAAGACGGCATCTCCGCCGCCAAGGCTTCGATGTGGCAGCTCGCGAGCGACGGGAGTGCGGGGCAGGAGTTCTCCTTCGAACAGGCCGGCGACTCGGTGTACATCCGCAGCCGGGCCAGCAACCTCTACCTGACGGTGGACAGCCCGGCCGGCGCCTCGGCGCCGACACTGAATGCGGCTCCGCCGGGTGTCATCGAGGACGTCAAGTACCTCCCCGGTCCGCCGTCGGCGAGCACGGGTCCGGTCATCAACCCGTCTGGAGACGCGCGGCAGAAGTGGCTGCTTCGTCCGGTGGCCCTCGCCGACTCCGCCGACGACCTGTTCGTGATCCAGAGTCTCGCGGTCCCCGGCGCGTTCCTGCAGCCGGTCGACCCGACCCAGCCCGGTCCGGTGGTGCTGCGCGCCAACGCCCTTGCCAGCGGCCTGGACCCCCAGCTGGCCTGGAAGGTCACCAGTCCGCTGCTCGGCGTCTTCCCGCTCGGCTCTTCGATCGCGGTGGCCCGCAACCTGGATGGGCGACTGGAGTTCTTCGGGACCGACGACGTCGGCAACCTCTGGAACACCCATGAACGAACCGCCAGTGGAGACCTCGTGCGCTGGACGATCCTCGATCAGGGGCCCGGATGGCGGTCCGTCACCGCGGCCGGCAACCAGGACGGGCGGATCGAGCTCTTCGCCATCCACGGGTCGGGCACCGTCATCCGCCGCGCGCAGACCGCCCCCAACGCCAGCACCTACACCCAGCCCCAACGGTTCGACGGATCCTTCGCGACAGCGGCCGCCGTGACCGACCAGTGGGGGGGCCTGCACCTCTACGCCAACCTCAACACCGGGCACATCCAACACCGCTGGCAGGACTCCCTCAACGACGACAGCGCGACGACCGGATGGTTCACCCCATGGACCCCGCTCAGTGGTGCGGTGACTCGCATGACCGTAAGGACCGGCAGCGACGGGCGCGCCGTTCTCATCGGGATCACCGAGGAGGGAACGCTCTTCCAGCGCAAGATGAACGCCCCGAACGCTCAGACCGAGAACGAGTGGGGCGCGATGATCCCGCTGGACGGCCTGCTCGAGTCCGTCCAGCTGGCCCTGAACAACGACGGACGCCTCGTCCTCTTCGGCGCCGACTCCGACGGTCAGCTCTTCCAGCGCATCGAGACGACCCCCCACAGCGCCAGCTGGGGACCATGGATGTTGCTCCCGACACAATTCGAGGGGAGAACCCTGCGGATACGACACGTAGGCGCCGAGAGGAACGGATCGCGCGAGAGAATGGAACTCTACGCCGTCGACGACACGGGGATGCTCTACCGCACCAAGCAGCTCGCCCCCAGTAGCAACACCTGGAGTGCCTGGGGCATCCTCAACTTTCACCTGCGCCCCACTCTCACGTCCGCAGGAGCGTGA
- a CDS encoding transposase, producing the protein MGTEKRTYDAEFREGAVRIVIETGKPVPQVAEELGIHAGTLHSWVSRWRRNGTASSDRPAPEAAGGRMRESERTELERLRREMSEKNKRIRELEMERDVLKRCMVLWVK; encoded by the coding sequence ATGGGAACCGAGAAGCGGACGTATGACGCCGAGTTCCGTGAGGGTGCTGTACGCATCGTGATCGAGACCGGGAAGCCGGTCCCGCAGGTCGCCGAGGAGCTCGGCATCCACGCGGGCACGCTGCACAGCTGGGTGTCGCGCTGGCGCCGCAACGGGACGGCGTCGTCCGACCGGCCCGCGCCGGAGGCGGCCGGCGGGCGGATGCGGGAGAGCGAACGCACGGAACTGGAACGGCTGCGGCGGGAGATGAGCGAGAAGAACAAGCGGATACGCGAGCTGGAAATGGAGCGTGATGTCCTCAAGCGATGCATGGTCCTCTGGGTGAAGTGA
- a CDS encoding TetR/AcrR family transcriptional regulator: protein MARTREFDTEAAVSRAMELFWMRGYEATSVRDLTQHLGIGQGSLYAAFGDKEGLYRAALEHYRTTLAAAALRSLEEGADARSAIRTMLVERVRIAVEDDGRGCLAVNAACERLPKDAAIRRTVRDMQDASRDALAEVLRVAAERGEIAARYDPHTLAAYLVTFLNGLLVSSKITPDARALEPLVEVALAALG, encoded by the coding sequence ATGGCAAGGACCCGGGAGTTCGACACCGAGGCGGCGGTGAGTCGCGCCATGGAACTGTTCTGGATGCGCGGGTATGAGGCCACTTCGGTTCGCGACCTGACCCAGCACCTGGGGATCGGGCAGGGATCCTTGTATGCCGCGTTCGGCGACAAGGAGGGCCTGTACCGGGCGGCGCTGGAGCACTACCGCACCACTCTCGCGGCGGCCGCCCTGCGCAGCCTGGAGGAGGGGGCGGATGCCCGCTCCGCGATCCGTACGATGCTGGTCGAGCGGGTCCGGATCGCCGTGGAAGACGACGGCCGGGGCTGCCTGGCGGTCAATGCCGCCTGCGAGCGCCTGCCGAAGGACGCTGCGATCCGGCGCACCGTGCGGGACATGCAGGACGCCAGTCGGGACGCGCTCGCGGAGGTGCTGCGGGTCGCGGCGGAGCGGGGTGAGATCGCGGCGCGGTACGACCCGCACACGCTGGCCGCCTACCTCGTCACGTTCCTCAACGGACTGCTGGTCTCCTCGAAGATCACCCCGGATGCCCGTGCCCTCGAACCCCTCGTGGAGGTCGCCCTGGCCGCCCTCGGCTGA
- a CDS encoding alpha/beta fold hydrolase, translating to MMFDHEGTPVRTGRAAVNGTSLHYRTAGSGPAVVLLHGVPKTGYHWRHLVSKLTPHYTVVVPDLRGLGDSARPSDGYDSATMSDDIAELMTHLEHETYAVAGEDWGAVIGYQLAARHRDHVTALVFAEALFPGFGFEDHTALTPENVSSGMHLWHLGFYFQPDLPEMLIAGHERELITYMIKFERSHPDSATSDAVEEYVRCYSMPGGIRAMLSIYRAMLVDAEQNRQAAQKKLDIPVLALGGSAFIGDRNESQMRLMAHDVTGHVFDAGHDLAEEVPDEMADVVLPFLAAHR from the coding sequence ATGATGTTCGACCATGAAGGAACGCCCGTCCGCACGGGCCGAGCCGCCGTCAACGGAACGAGTCTGCACTACCGCACAGCAGGGTCCGGCCCCGCGGTGGTGCTCCTGCACGGGGTGCCCAAGACCGGCTACCACTGGCGCCACCTCGTTTCGAAGCTGACACCCCACTACACCGTCGTCGTCCCGGACCTTCGCGGTCTCGGCGACTCCGCCCGCCCCTCGGACGGCTATGACTCCGCGACGATGAGCGACGACATCGCCGAGCTGATGACCCACCTCGAACACGAGACATACGCCGTGGCGGGCGAGGACTGGGGCGCGGTGATCGGCTACCAGCTCGCCGCCCGCCACCGTGACCACGTCACCGCTCTCGTCTTCGCCGAGGCACTGTTCCCCGGATTCGGCTTCGAGGACCACACCGCCCTCACCCCCGAGAACGTCTCCAGCGGCATGCACCTGTGGCATCTGGGCTTCTACTTCCAGCCGGACCTACCCGAGATGCTGATCGCCGGACACGAGCGCGAGCTGATCACCTACATGATCAAGTTCGAGCGCAGCCACCCCGACAGCGCCACCTCCGACGCGGTCGAAGAATACGTGCGCTGCTACTCCATGCCCGGCGGCATCCGCGCGATGCTCTCGATCTACCGGGCCATGCTCGTCGACGCCGAACAGAACCGGCAGGCCGCACAGAAGAAGCTGGACATCCCGGTTCTGGCGCTCGGCGGATCCGCGTTCATCGGCGACCGCAACGAGTCCCAGATGCGGCTCATGGCCCACGACGTCACCGGACACGTATTCGACGCCGGCCACGATCTGGCGGAGGAAGTGCCCGACGAGATGGCCGACGTCGTCCTGCCGTTCCTGGCCGCGCACCGGTAA
- a CDS encoding Rid family hydrolase: MSTVTFGITPGYGEKLHAALGYSGAVRVDDRVEISGQAGVDDDLVIPESLEDEIIQAFDNVERTLATVGATWQDVIHVNSYHKVTPGDDVIGDDHNRVMAEQFRRRLGGRAPIWTETGVTVLGLAAMRVEIRVTAIVGSGN; this comes from the coding sequence ATGAGCACCGTCACCTTCGGCATCACCCCGGGCTACGGCGAGAAGCTGCACGCGGCCCTCGGCTACAGCGGGGCCGTCCGCGTCGACGACCGGGTCGAGATCTCCGGACAGGCCGGGGTGGATGACGACCTGGTCATCCCCGAATCGCTGGAGGACGAGATCATCCAGGCCTTCGACAACGTGGAGCGCACGCTCGCCACGGTCGGCGCGACATGGCAGGACGTCATCCACGTCAACTCGTACCACAAGGTCACACCGGGAGATGACGTCATCGGCGACGACCACAACAGGGTCATGGCCGAGCAGTTCCGACGCCGCCTCGGCGGCCGCGCGCCGATCTGGACCGAAACCGGCGTCACGGTCCTCGGCCTCGCCGCCATGCGCGTGGAGATCCGCGTCACCGCCATCGTCGGCTCCGGAAACTGA
- a CDS encoding MarR family winged helix-turn-helix transcriptional regulator, with amino-acid sequence MSGTEGPMSGASEDADDEELRWLDEQEKAAWTGLISLVLLLPGKLESPLRQEHGLTLFEYLVLSHLSESPRRKLRMGELAFLASGSLPRLSNVVKRCEQRGWVVRTPDPGDGRYTLAELTDDGFDIVRLAAPTHLRAVRRVVLDSLNTADQKALARIAQKLRIGTDDFG; translated from the coding sequence ATGAGTGGTACGGAAGGGCCCATGAGCGGCGCGAGCGAGGACGCGGACGACGAGGAGCTGCGATGGCTCGACGAGCAGGAGAAGGCGGCATGGACAGGGCTGATCTCCCTCGTCCTGCTGCTGCCCGGCAAGCTGGAGTCGCCGCTGCGGCAGGAACACGGCCTCACCCTGTTCGAGTACCTCGTGCTCAGCCACCTCTCCGAGTCCCCGCGGCGCAAGCTGCGGATGGGCGAGCTCGCCTTCCTCGCCAGCGGGTCGCTCCCCCGCCTGTCCAACGTCGTCAAACGCTGCGAACAGCGCGGCTGGGTCGTACGGACACCCGACCCGGGCGACGGTCGATACACCCTCGCCGAACTCACCGACGACGGCTTCGACATCGTGCGCCTGGCAGCGCCCACGCATCTGCGCGCCGTACGCCGCGTCGTCCTCGACTCGCTCAACACGGCCGACCAGAAGGCCCTCGCCCGCATCGCGCAGAAACTCCGCATCGGTACCGACGACTTCGGCTGA
- a CDS encoding WD40 repeat domain-containing protein encodes MGAAVLAFSPDGRALATGSAGGVRLRDPATCVGTVELRSGDREERGTITYGALAFSGDGMFVASAFDVQDAPSRIRPWDVSGRRMVSDQKPEGSVTALALSPDGQHVVTGTTDGCWMRRTSGKGTSKTKTFLGDEATHAVAFSHDGKMLATAGTGGVRLWNTGTGHLTASFMDRAAGAVALSPDGRSTAGGIEDDGPP; translated from the coding sequence GTGGGCGCCGCGGTTCTGGCGTTCAGTCCCGACGGCCGCGCACTCGCGACCGGCAGCGCAGGCGGGGTCAGGCTGCGCGATCCGGCCACTTGCGTCGGCACCGTCGAGCTCCGGAGCGGAGATCGGGAGGAGCGGGGCACCATCACCTACGGGGCACTCGCCTTCAGCGGCGACGGCATGTTCGTGGCCTCCGCCTTCGACGTCCAGGACGCGCCCAGCCGAATCCGGCCGTGGGACGTGTCCGGGCGGCGCATGGTCAGTGATCAGAAGCCCGAGGGCAGCGTGACCGCCTTGGCGCTGAGCCCCGACGGGCAACACGTGGTCACCGGTACGACGGACGGCTGCTGGATGCGGAGGACTTCCGGCAAAGGCACCAGCAAGACCAAGACCTTTCTCGGCGACGAGGCAACCCACGCCGTGGCCTTCAGTCACGACGGCAAGATGCTGGCCACCGCCGGGACGGGTGGCGTCCGGTTGTGGAACACCGGCACCGGCCACCTCACTGCCTCGTTCATGGACCGCGCCGCCGGCGCTGTGGCGCTGAGTCCGGACGGCAGGTCGACCGCGGGTGGGATCGAGGACGACGGACCGCCGTGA
- a CDS encoding MSMEG_1061 family FMN-dependent PPOX-type flavoprotein produces MTMPLTDSAFDSLRLDAVPDQETLRRVYPLPNDGAMRKEMPELTEQTQRLIGLSSLVLVSSADAEGNCDVSPRGGPAGFVAVLDSRTVAIPDATGNKRLDTLQNVIATGRAGLLFVIPGRTTTLRVNGRACVSTRPELLSQLTAVGKPPASALVLGIEEVYPHCPKSLLRSAAWKPEQWLSKDAQPTSAEVTLAQLRRPELTIADIEQAEADSLKYRYE; encoded by the coding sequence ATGACTATGCCCCTTACCGACAGTGCCTTCGACTCGCTCCGCCTCGACGCCGTGCCCGACCAGGAGACGCTGCGCCGGGTCTACCCGCTCCCCAACGACGGAGCCATGCGGAAGGAGATGCCCGAACTCACCGAACAGACCCAGCGGTTGATCGGTCTCTCTTCACTGGTCCTGGTCTCCAGCGCGGACGCCGAGGGCAATTGCGACGTCTCCCCGCGCGGCGGCCCCGCCGGGTTCGTCGCCGTCCTGGACTCACGGACGGTGGCCATACCGGACGCGACCGGCAACAAGCGTCTGGACACCCTGCAGAACGTCATCGCCACCGGACGGGCCGGGCTGCTGTTCGTCATCCCGGGGCGCACCACGACCCTCAGGGTGAACGGCCGGGCCTGCGTCTCCACCCGCCCTGAGCTCCTGTCCCAGCTGACCGCCGTGGGCAAACCGCCGGCCAGCGCGCTGGTGCTGGGGATCGAGGAGGTCTACCCGCACTGCCCCAAGTCACTGCTGCGCAGCGCCGCCTGGAAGCCTGAGCAGTGGCTGTCGAAGGACGCCCAGCCGACCTCGGCCGAGGTGACACTGGCCCAGCTGCGCAGGCCGGAACTGACGATCGCCGACATCGAACAGGCGGAGGCGGACTCGCTCAAGTACCGGTACGAGTAA
- a CDS encoding nitroreductase: MDVYEAVDSRRAVRAFSDEPVPKEVLERVLAAAARSPSSGNLQPWHAYVVTGEPLAELKRRATARALAGDPGDEREYPMYPAGLAAPYLDRFSAAAGQRYEALGIQRDDVDRPKKIAALNSEAFGAPVVLFCYLDRAMGPGQWGDAGMYLQTVMLLLRAEGLHSCPQVMWTMYRETVSRTVGVDDGLVLYCGVAVGFEKEGVPRLRTGRADVTETVSFIGI; the protein is encoded by the coding sequence GTGGACGTATATGAAGCCGTCGACAGCCGCAGGGCCGTGCGCGCGTTCAGCGATGAGCCGGTGCCCAAAGAGGTGCTCGAACGCGTGCTGGCCGCGGCGGCGCGGTCCCCTTCCAGCGGGAACCTCCAGCCTTGGCACGCGTACGTCGTGACCGGCGAGCCCCTGGCCGAGCTGAAGAGGCGCGCGACGGCCAGGGCGCTCGCGGGAGACCCCGGTGACGAGCGGGAGTATCCGATGTACCCGGCCGGGCTGGCCGCACCGTATCTGGACCGCTTCTCCGCCGCGGCCGGACAGCGGTACGAAGCGCTGGGAATCCAGCGCGACGACGTCGACAGGCCGAAGAAGATCGCCGCGTTGAACTCGGAGGCGTTCGGCGCGCCGGTCGTGCTGTTCTGCTACCTCGACCGGGCGATGGGGCCCGGGCAGTGGGGGGACGCGGGCATGTACCTGCAGACGGTCATGCTGTTGCTGAGGGCGGAAGGGCTGCACAGCTGCCCTCAGGTGATGTGGACGATGTATCGCGAGACCGTCAGTCGGACGGTCGGAGTCGATGACGGGCTCGTGCTGTACTGCGGTGTCGCGGTGGGGTTCGAGAAGGAAGGCGTGCCGCGTCTTCGTACGGGGCGGGCGGACGTGACGGAGACGGTGAGCTTCATCGGAATCTGA